A window from Kovacikia minuta CCNUW1 encodes these proteins:
- a CDS encoding MFS transporter, whose product MLSASSTGGGFAALLKNRPFLALWIGQVLSQVADKVFFVLMIALLVNYQPPPGWENSARSALMIAITLPAILFGSAAGIFVDRFDKRQILSGCNLLRGAIILAIPILPRAFVVLLVIGFLQSVLTQFFAPAEQAAIPLLVPKQGLMTANALFTTTMMGSLIVGFAIGEPLLTLARTWGRFGQEILVGGLYLLAAIVLHSLPLHNTGADPQIVQAHPWSDFKAGLKYLKTDRLVSNAMVQLTLLYSVFAALTVLAINLVEEIGLKSTQFGFLLAAAGVGMVFGAGILGHWGDRFHHKPLPLIGFLIMAGSLTAFTFIENLWVGLGLSTLLGVGASMVGLPMQTLIQRQTPETMRGKVFGFQNNVINIALSLPLAIAGPLTDTLGLRVVLLSMSLIVSLVGIWAWRNTRRVLQDAI is encoded by the coding sequence ATGCTTTCAGCTAGTTCCACTGGTGGTGGATTTGCCGCACTGCTAAAGAACCGTCCCTTCCTGGCACTATGGATTGGGCAAGTTCTGTCGCAGGTAGCAGACAAGGTTTTCTTTGTCCTGATGATTGCCCTACTGGTCAACTACCAACCTCCACCCGGATGGGAAAATTCTGCCCGTTCAGCCTTGATGATTGCCATTACCCTGCCTGCGATTCTGTTTGGGTCAGCAGCGGGGATCTTTGTTGATCGATTTGACAAACGCCAAATTCTGTCGGGCTGCAATTTGTTACGCGGAGCAATTATCCTGGCAATTCCGATACTGCCCAGGGCATTTGTTGTTCTGCTCGTAATCGGCTTTTTGCAATCAGTCCTGACTCAATTTTTTGCCCCAGCAGAACAGGCTGCCATTCCGCTGTTGGTTCCTAAACAGGGCCTTATGACAGCCAATGCTTTGTTTACCACCACCATGATGGGGTCTCTGATTGTCGGCTTTGCGATCGGAGAACCGCTGTTAACCCTGGCTAGAACCTGGGGCAGATTTGGGCAGGAAATTCTGGTGGGGGGGCTGTATCTGCTGGCAGCGATCGTTCTCCATTCCCTCCCACTGCACAACACGGGTGCCGACCCTCAGATTGTTCAGGCACACCCCTGGAGTGATTTTAAGGCAGGCTTGAAATATCTCAAAACAGATCGTTTGGTGAGCAATGCAATGGTGCAGTTGACCCTGCTCTACTCGGTCTTTGCTGCTCTGACGGTACTGGCAATTAATCTGGTAGAGGAAATTGGCTTGAAATCCACCCAGTTTGGCTTTCTACTGGCAGCAGCAGGAGTGGGGATGGTTTTTGGGGCAGGTATTTTGGGGCATTGGGGCGATCGCTTCCACCACAAGCCTTTGCCCTTGATTGGATTTCTGATTATGGCAGGCAGCCTGACCGCCTTCACCTTTATTGAAAACCTATGGGTTGGCTTAGGTCTGAGTACCTTGCTGGGGGTGGGAGCCTCAATGGTCGGATTACCGATGCAAACCCTGATCCAGAGACAAACCCCCGAAACCATGCGTGGCAAGGTTTTTGGATTTCAAAACAATGTCATTAATATTGCCCTCAGTTTGCCGCTGGCGATCGCCGGCCCCCTGACCGACACCCTGGGACTGCGCGTTGTGCTGCTCAGCATGAGCCTGATTGTCAGCCTGGTCGGTATCTGGGCATGGCGCAACACTCGTCGGGTGTTGCAGGACGCGATTTGA
- the pcrA gene encoding DNA helicase PcrA, protein MIQTSEFLSHLNPSQRQSVEHYCGPLLVVAGAGSGKTRALTYRIANLVLTHKVDPENILAVTFTNKAAREMKERIEKLFADRQSQSEYGKSLDSLPPEQQTRLKSRIYKTITKNLWIGTFHAICARILRFDIEKFQGSNGRKWDRNFSIFDESDAQSLVKNIIINQLQLDDKKFDPRSVRYAISNAKNQGWSPQDLEREQPNYRGRVIANVYSVYQDSLAANNALDFDDLILMPVQLFRQNEQVRGYWHNRFRHILVDEYQDTNRTQYDLIRLLVTNGEDSQTFNNWQYRSVFVVGDADQSIYSFRAADFTILMGFQEDFGDRLPDDDTRTMVKLEENYRSTENILEVANQLIENNTERIDKVLKPTRGSGEAIYLYRADDEAAEAEFVVQKIRKLEQENPELNWGKFAILYRTNAQSRAFEESLVRWQVPYKVVGGLRFYDRKEIKDVLAYLRAIVNPFDTLSLLRVINTPRRGIGKTTIDSLAKASQELNQPLWEILSDETSIRTLAGRSAKGVIAFAALIKKWREQLDSLPANEIVQGVLEDSGYVADLKAQGTDEADDRLGNVQELYNAVLQFEEENEEDKNLIAFLASASLASDLDNLEEGATTVSLMTLHSSKGLEFPVVFLVGLEQGLFPNHRSMDDPAALEEERRLCYVGITRAQERLFISYARERRLYGSREPASPSLFLSELPRELMESNVSTALPQRWTKTTSESRKSALESNLPNTHADDWTVGDRVVHKAYGTGQVTNIFGAGNKICLAVTLFWNGSKNHRSQADSFRPG, encoded by the coding sequence ATGATACAGACCTCGGAATTTCTCAGTCATCTCAACCCATCTCAACGGCAATCAGTCGAGCATTATTGTGGTCCCTTACTGGTGGTTGCAGGGGCAGGGTCAGGTAAAACACGGGCGTTGACCTACCGGATTGCGAACCTGGTGTTGACCCACAAGGTGGACCCGGAAAATATCCTGGCAGTGACATTTACCAACAAGGCTGCTAGAGAAATGAAGGAGCGGATTGAAAAGCTGTTTGCCGATCGCCAGTCCCAGAGCGAGTACGGCAAATCGCTGGACTCTTTGCCCCCCGAACAGCAGACCCGATTAAAATCCCGGATTTATAAAACCATTACGAAGAACCTCTGGATTGGGACTTTTCACGCGATTTGTGCCCGGATTTTACGGTTTGATATTGAAAAATTTCAGGGCAGCAATGGGCGCAAGTGGGATCGCAATTTTTCCATCTTTGATGAGTCTGATGCTCAAAGTTTGGTGAAGAATATCATCATTAACCAGCTGCAACTCGATGATAAGAAGTTTGATCCGCGCTCGGTGCGCTATGCCATCAGCAATGCTAAGAATCAGGGCTGGTCGCCCCAGGACTTGGAGCGGGAACAGCCCAACTACCGGGGACGAGTAATTGCTAATGTCTACAGCGTCTACCAGGACTCCCTGGCAGCAAATAACGCTTTGGATTTTGATGATTTAATCCTGATGCCCGTGCAGCTTTTCCGCCAGAACGAGCAGGTGCGGGGGTACTGGCACAACCGCTTCCGCCATATTCTAGTAGATGAATATCAGGACACGAACCGCACCCAATATGACCTGATTCGCTTACTCGTGACCAACGGTGAGGATTCGCAGACCTTCAATAACTGGCAGTACCGATCGGTGTTTGTGGTCGGAGATGCGGATCAATCTATTTATTCCTTTAGAGCAGCGGATTTCACCATTCTGATGGGGTTTCAGGAGGATTTTGGCGATCGCCTGCCCGATGATGACACCCGCACAATGGTCAAATTGGAGGAAAACTACCGATCCACGGAAAATATCCTGGAAGTCGCTAACCAACTGATTGAAAACAACACGGAACGGATCGATAAAGTTCTGAAGCCGACCCGGGGCAGCGGTGAAGCAATCTATCTTTATCGAGCCGATGACGAAGCAGCGGAAGCAGAATTTGTCGTTCAAAAAATCCGCAAGTTGGAGCAGGAAAATCCCGAACTCAATTGGGGTAAGTTTGCCATTCTTTACCGCACGAACGCCCAGTCCCGTGCGTTTGAAGAAAGTCTGGTGCGCTGGCAAGTGCCCTATAAAGTCGTGGGTGGATTGCGATTCTACGATCGCAAAGAAATTAAAGATGTGCTGGCATACCTGAGGGCGATCGTGAACCCCTTCGATACACTCAGTTTGCTGCGGGTGATCAACACGCCCCGACGGGGTATCGGCAAAACCACCATCGATTCTCTGGCAAAAGCCTCCCAGGAGCTGAACCAGCCCCTATGGGAAATTCTCAGCGATGAAACCTCGATCAGAACTTTAGCCGGACGATCTGCGAAAGGTGTCATTGCCTTCGCGGCATTAATCAAAAAGTGGCGAGAGCAACTAGACTCCCTGCCTGCGAATGAAATCGTTCAGGGCGTACTGGAGGATTCAGGTTATGTTGCCGACCTAAAAGCACAGGGAACGGATGAAGCGGACGATCGCCTGGGCAACGTCCAGGAACTTTACAATGCGGTGTTGCAGTTTGAGGAAGAGAACGAAGAAGATAAAAATCTGATTGCCTTCCTTGCCAGCGCATCCTTAGCTTCTGACCTGGACAATCTGGAAGAAGGCGCAACCACCGTTTCTCTGATGACTTTGCACTCCTCTAAGGGATTGGAGTTTCCGGTTGTCTTCCTGGTTGGTTTGGAGCAAGGACTGTTCCCAAACCACCGCTCAATGGATGATCCAGCCGCTTTGGAGGAAGAGCGTCGCCTGTGTTACGTTGGCATTACCCGTGCGCAGGAACGATTGTTCATCTCCTATGCTCGCGAACGCAGGCTCTATGGTTCCCGCGAACCTGCCAGTCCTTCCCTGTTTCTGTCGGAACTGCCGAGGGAATTAATGGAAAGCAACGTCAGTACAGCCCTTCCTCAACGTTGGACGAAGACGACCTCCGAATCGCGGAAGAGCGCTTTAGAATCCAATCTGCCCAATACCCATGCGGATGATTGGACGGTAGGCGATCGAGTCGTTCACAAAGCTTATGGAACAGGGCAGGTTACTAATATTTTTGGCGCTGGAAACAAAATTTGCTTGGCAGTCACGCTTTTCTGGAATGGGTCAAAAAATCATCGATCCCAAGCTGACTCCTTTAGACCGGGTTGA